The proteins below are encoded in one region of Cystobacter fuscus DSM 2262:
- a CDS encoding MMPL family transporter produces the protein MTPSEPSVFAWLGRAVHRHRGVVFLLTAGVLILAVLGILRGGQLSTGTIQGTEAAHAAELSRGISAASNDTTLAVIFHSDEWKTDDARFTQALEEVLGPVGKLPEVSAVVSPQGAPEQLASRLISSSGHDVLALVRLKGDEREAARAFPTVRRALTSDKLGVVVTGKVAFVEALDRLLEHDLLKAELISFPLALIVLLRVFRTLGAALLPIAVGGLAVMTGVSGVMLLAHVTDMAQYTINVVTLIGLGVAIDYSLFIVSRFRDELEHGATVEAAVVKTVDTAGRAVAFSGLAVAVGLSGLLFYPGSYLSAMGLGGAVVVAFAVLYSLTFLPALLSVLGPRVDWGRLPIPRFGESKGLWHRLAMWVMKHPWLVLLPTLTVLVAIGLPFQRLQLAATDITALPAETEARRGAEALKQLFPSQAATRILVTVQFPSGEAFTPERARALYATSRRLAKLPGVEGVESIVDLEPGISANRYAALAEEPSARPPEFDLALEAFTKGSIAVMQVLTPHAAASAEAREVVRAIRQERVVGDGRLLVGGQTAADVDGAAFIVGHSPHAVLFVMGLTYVVLFVLLRSVILPLKALLMNLLSIAGSFGALVWIFQEGHLSGLLAFEPRAIEPSLPILLFCALFGLSMDYEVLLLTRMREEWLRTHDNAHAVAEGLERTGGLITSAAAIMVAVFAAFSLAQAVVVKAMGVGMAIAVALDATLVRVLIVPAMMRLMGEFNWWAPAPLVRLLGGAHAPEDSRPEAPKQ, from the coding sequence ATGACGCCCTCGGAACCCTCCGTCTTCGCCTGGCTCGGCCGGGCGGTTCACCGCCACCGCGGCGTGGTCTTCCTCCTCACCGCGGGGGTGCTCATCCTCGCGGTGCTCGGCATCCTGCGCGGCGGACAGCTGAGCACCGGCACGATCCAGGGGACCGAAGCGGCACACGCGGCGGAGCTGTCACGGGGCATCTCCGCGGCGTCCAACGACACCACGCTCGCCGTCATCTTCCACTCGGACGAGTGGAAGACGGACGATGCGCGCTTCACCCAGGCGCTGGAGGAAGTGCTCGGCCCCGTGGGCAAGCTGCCCGAGGTGAGCGCCGTGGTGTCCCCCCAGGGCGCACCCGAGCAGCTCGCCAGCCGGCTCATCTCCTCCAGCGGCCATGACGTGCTGGCGCTCGTGCGGCTCAAGGGCGACGAGCGCGAGGCGGCGCGTGCCTTCCCCACCGTGCGCCGGGCGCTCACCAGCGACAAGCTCGGCGTGGTGGTAACGGGCAAGGTCGCCTTCGTGGAGGCGTTGGATCGGCTGCTCGAGCACGATCTGCTCAAGGCGGAGCTCATCTCCTTCCCCCTGGCGCTGATCGTGCTGCTGCGCGTGTTCCGCACCCTGGGCGCGGCGCTCCTGCCCATCGCCGTGGGCGGGCTCGCGGTGATGACGGGTGTGTCGGGCGTGATGCTGCTCGCGCACGTGACGGACATGGCGCAGTACACCATCAACGTCGTGACGCTCATCGGCCTGGGCGTGGCGATCGACTATTCGCTCTTCATCGTGAGCCGCTTCCGTGACGAGCTCGAGCACGGCGCCACGGTGGAGGCCGCGGTGGTGAAGACGGTGGACACGGCGGGCCGCGCGGTGGCGTTCTCCGGCCTCGCGGTGGCGGTGGGCCTGTCGGGGCTGCTCTTCTACCCAGGCTCGTACCTGAGCGCCATGGGCCTGGGCGGGGCCGTCGTGGTGGCGTTCGCGGTGCTCTACTCCCTCACGTTCCTTCCCGCGCTCCTGTCGGTGCTCGGCCCCCGGGTGGACTGGGGCCGCCTGCCCATTCCGCGCTTCGGCGAGAGCAAGGGACTGTGGCACCGGCTGGCCATGTGGGTGATGAAGCACCCCTGGCTCGTGCTGCTGCCCACGCTCACCGTCCTGGTGGCCATCGGCCTTCCCTTCCAGCGGCTCCAGCTCGCCGCCACGGACATCACCGCCCTGCCCGCCGAGACGGAGGCCCGGCGCGGCGCCGAGGCCCTCAAGCAGCTGTTCCCCTCGCAGGCCGCCACGCGCATCCTGGTGACGGTCCAGTTCCCCTCGGGCGAGGCCTTCACCCCGGAGCGCGCCCGCGCCCTGTACGCCACGAGCCGCCGCCTGGCCAAACTCCCCGGCGTCGAGGGCGTGGAGAGCATCGTCGACCTGGAGCCGGGCATCAGCGCCAACCGCTACGCGGCGCTGGCCGAGGAGCCCTCCGCCCGGCCGCCCGAGTTCGATCTCGCGCTCGAGGCCTTCACCAAGGGCAGCATCGCGGTGATGCAGGTGCTCACGCCCCATGCGGCCGCGAGCGCCGAGGCCCGTGAAGTCGTCCGCGCCATCCGCCAGGAGCGCGTGGTGGGAGACGGGCGGTTGCTCGTAGGGGGCCAGACGGCGGCGGACGTGGACGGAGCGGCCTTCATCGTCGGGCACTCGCCCCACGCGGTGCTCTTCGTCATGGGGCTCACCTACGTGGTGCTGTTCGTGCTGCTGCGCTCGGTGATCCTCCCGCTCAAGGCGCTCTTGATGAACCTGCTGTCCATCGCGGGCTCGTTCGGCGCGCTGGTGTGGATCTTCCAGGAGGGCCACCTGAGCGGCCTGCTCGCGTTCGAGCCGCGCGCCATCGAGCCCTCGCTGCCCATCCTCCTGTTCTGCGCGCTCTTCGGCCTGTCCATGGACTACGAGGTCCTCCTGCTCACGCGCATGCGCGAGGAGTGGCTGCGCACGCACGACAACGCGCACGCGGTGGCCGAGGGCCTGGAGCGCACGGGCGGCCTCATCACCAGCGCCGCCGCCATCATGGTCGCGGTGTTCGCGGCGTTCTCGCTCGCCCAGGCGGTGGTGGTGAAGGCCATGGGCGTGGGCATGGCCATCGCCGTGGCCCTGGACGCCACGCTCGTGCGGGTGCTCATCGTCCCCGCGATGATGCGGCTCATGGGTGAGTTCAACTGGTGGGCTCCCGCGCCGCTCGTGCGCCTGCTCGGCGGCGCCCATGCCCCCGAGGACTCGCGGCCCGAAGCCCCGAAACAGTGA
- a CDS encoding terpene cyclase/mutase family protein gives MRNMAPESNAGARRTVDSALSAAMTHLSGLLSPEGSLKGDYGGPLFMLPMYVGTAHAVGLELDAATREGMVRYLKSVQNKDGGFGLHVEASSYVFTSTLCYVALRLLGVSAEDPAATSARQWILAHGGALTSAPWGKFFLSVLRLHEYEGLDPLLPELWLLPEALPMHPSRFWCHCRMVYLPMSWLYGKKARIPDSPLLQQLRRELYPTPYEQIDWPAHRTRVSPTDSQVPRSALVLAANHLMGLYESQASTRLRERALSFVLDHIRQEDENTRYICIGPVNKLLHVLVWHFERPGGAELRAHLAQLPDYLWKGPDGVKMNGYNSSELWDTAFAAQAVVASGRIQENLPFLRSAFDFIDRSQVREDTPNAERYYRHRSKGGWPFSTRDHGWPISDCTAEGLKAALALEPFVDSPLSQERLTDAVDLLLSMQNEDGGWATYELTRGPKWLELLNPSDCFSDIMIDPSYVECTSSCMQALARFRERLPGVRAKEIDTAMKRGARYVERAQRPDGSWEGSWGICFTYGAWFGVWGLVAAGYSPSHPALQRACDFLISKQNADGSWGETPESCRQRRYVQAEQGQAVMTSWAVLALSKAGRRDSPEVQRALGFLVQRQRPDGSYPEEHIAGMFNKTSGIHYDHYLDVFPLWALSPVR, from the coding sequence ATGCGCAACATGGCTCCTGAATCCAATGCCGGCGCGCGGCGCACGGTCGACTCCGCCCTCTCCGCCGCCATGACGCACCTCTCGGGGCTGCTCTCCCCGGAGGGCTCGCTCAAGGGCGACTACGGCGGCCCCCTCTTCATGTTGCCCATGTACGTGGGCACCGCGCACGCCGTGGGACTCGAGCTCGACGCCGCCACGCGCGAGGGCATGGTGCGCTACCTCAAGAGCGTGCAGAACAAGGACGGCGGCTTCGGCCTGCACGTGGAGGCGTCCAGCTACGTCTTCACCTCCACGCTCTGCTACGTGGCCCTGCGCCTGCTCGGCGTGAGCGCGGAGGACCCGGCCGCCACGTCCGCGCGTCAGTGGATCCTCGCGCACGGAGGCGCGCTCACCTCGGCGCCCTGGGGCAAGTTCTTCCTCTCGGTGCTCCGCCTGCACGAGTACGAGGGGTTGGATCCGCTCCTGCCCGAGCTGTGGCTGCTGCCCGAGGCGCTTCCCATGCACCCTTCGCGCTTCTGGTGCCACTGCCGCATGGTCTACCTGCCCATGAGCTGGCTCTACGGCAAGAAGGCGCGCATCCCCGACTCGCCCCTGCTCCAGCAGCTGCGCCGGGAGCTGTACCCGACACCCTATGAGCAGATCGACTGGCCGGCCCACCGCACGCGCGTGTCGCCCACCGACTCGCAGGTGCCGCGCTCGGCGCTCGTGCTCGCGGCCAACCATCTCATGGGCCTCTACGAGTCCCAGGCGTCCACGCGGCTGCGCGAGCGCGCCCTGTCCTTCGTGTTGGATCACATCCGTCAGGAGGACGAGAACACGCGCTACATCTGCATCGGCCCGGTGAACAAGCTCTTGCACGTGCTGGTGTGGCACTTCGAGCGTCCCGGCGGCGCCGAGCTGCGGGCCCACCTCGCCCAGCTCCCCGACTACCTGTGGAAGGGGCCGGACGGCGTGAAGATGAATGGCTACAACTCCTCGGAGCTCTGGGACACGGCGTTCGCCGCCCAGGCGGTGGTCGCCAGCGGCCGCATCCAGGAGAACCTGCCCTTCCTGCGCTCGGCCTTCGACTTCATCGACCGCAGCCAGGTGCGTGAGGACACGCCCAACGCCGAGCGCTACTACCGCCACCGCTCCAAGGGCGGCTGGCCCTTCTCCACGCGCGACCACGGCTGGCCCATCAGCGACTGCACCGCCGAGGGCCTCAAGGCGGCGCTCGCGCTCGAGCCCTTCGTCGACTCGCCCCTGTCCCAGGAGCGGCTCACGGACGCGGTGGACCTGCTCCTCTCCATGCAGAACGAGGACGGCGGCTGGGCCACGTACGAGCTCACGCGCGGTCCCAAGTGGCTCGAGCTGCTCAACCCGTCCGACTGCTTCTCGGACATCATGATCGATCCGTCCTACGTCGAGTGCACATCGTCCTGCATGCAGGCGCTGGCGCGCTTCCGGGAGCGCTTGCCGGGGGTGCGCGCGAAGGAGATCGACACGGCGATGAAGCGCGGGGCGCGCTACGTGGAGCGGGCCCAGCGGCCGGACGGCTCGTGGGAGGGAAGCTGGGGCATCTGCTTCACGTATGGGGCGTGGTTCGGCGTCTGGGGCCTCGTCGCCGCGGGGTACTCGCCGAGCCATCCGGCCCTCCAGCGCGCCTGCGACTTCCTGATCTCCAAGCAGAACGCGGACGGGAGCTGGGGCGAGACGCCCGAGAGCTGCCGGCAGCGGCGCTACGTGCAGGCCGAGCAGGGCCAGGCGGTGATGACGTCGTGGGCGGTGCTCGCGTTGAGCAAGGCGGGCCGGCGCGACTCGCCCGAGGTCCAGCGCGCCCTGGGCTTCCTCGTGCAGCGGCAGCGTCCGGACGGCAGCTACCCCGAGGAGCACATCGCGGGGATGTTCAATAAGACGAGCGGCATCCACTACGATCACTACCTCGACGTGTTTCCGCTCTGGGCCCTGTCGCCAGTGCGGTAG
- a CDS encoding squalene/phytoene synthase family protein: MRFTRKHYDVAVIGGGPAGLVSAIAFAHRGARVLVLEANPQACRRFAGEFIHPPGVGVLDSLRIRRSDWAHARTSFGFKIFPDDGSAPIEMAYPQGVALTCAHDTLVEGLREEAAGLAGVELVPYARLAGLEGHVLRVDDRERGAQVELTAARIIGADGRASVVRRQLGLEENSTLLSYMASVELRGLELPFEGFGHVLLGGPGPALLYRIGPDRVRGCLDVPLRYGAAQRNPTFLWDAFSPVLPPALLPAFRRALAEGPVTWAANRFRPRSEFGRGHVALVGDALGHVHPMTAIGLSMGFLDARSVAAHEDLERYAEERRGYVPELLASALYHCFRREDPSATGVREAMFDVLRENAEARGQTMRILCGQEERTSSFGGIFMRIAAEAMNSTARSALRRGGLKSVSAELAAYGEWMQWPAASLVPGGLHQRYRGRGTPTHPIPLLKEFIPVRDVPRSETEEGESSRRRQATPPPLAPVMEQATDFLLRELESFATQLKQRPDDVLRTGAIRIMRAITRTDMRAGIAARMSLWRRHLAHEGLRRLLELEEHEAPGARPPSLATADLAGLFHLLLGGSTWVQEPIVGISEGVDALLGCQTVAGGFAARAFDRTRAGGRGVGDLRATALACEALKIIQRRQPGMFDARITPALERAARWLSETQSPDGSWAPLGSEGRIAATAWAMEALLAAKGPTTHSRLRRAARWLVERQAEDGAFTEGIPVQGDAERRWLTAIALQALISVRAPYPEAMEAAEALLATALAEGLHDEARGPSQVAPWEECAESLDALALHEVLRRERPEPLRRAASAPSVPSGRSEADWIFCKESLGEVSRTFARPIALLPGNLEVAMTLGYLLCRVADTIEDHPSVPLAAKEPLFACFLDVLRGHKEPEAFTEAFKPIPGQDAELALSRALPTVMRVFHTLPENIQASLARWTSEMARGMAIYAHRERGADGLVALHTVSDLERYCYFVAGTVGHLTTELFLEELGSEVTPEQAQTMRLHAEAFGTGLQLVNILKDVTDDREERGWSFIPRALCAAGGMGVAELTDPAQRTRAHATVAPLFELARRNLDDGLRYALAIPATAPQLRLFCLLPLWMAARSLVLARGNDAMFVAGQPVKIPRAEVETLITDCMNHHADDTTLQAHYAELWRQAPNHHQRLSAG; this comes from the coding sequence ATGAGATTCACACGAAAGCACTACGACGTGGCGGTCATCGGCGGAGGGCCCGCGGGGCTGGTCTCCGCCATCGCCTTCGCCCACCGGGGCGCGCGGGTGCTCGTGCTCGAGGCCAATCCGCAAGCGTGCCGACGCTTCGCGGGCGAGTTCATCCACCCCCCGGGGGTCGGCGTGCTCGACTCGCTGCGCATCCGCCGCTCGGACTGGGCCCACGCCCGCACGAGCTTCGGCTTCAAGATCTTCCCGGACGATGGCAGCGCGCCCATCGAGATGGCCTACCCCCAGGGCGTGGCGCTCACGTGTGCCCATGACACCCTGGTCGAGGGCCTGCGCGAGGAGGCCGCGGGCCTGGCGGGCGTGGAGCTGGTGCCGTACGCGCGGCTGGCGGGCCTGGAAGGGCACGTGCTGCGCGTGGATGACCGGGAGCGGGGCGCCCAGGTGGAGCTCACCGCGGCGCGCATCATCGGGGCGGACGGACGGGCGTCCGTGGTGCGCCGGCAGCTCGGCCTGGAGGAGAACAGCACGCTGCTCTCCTACATGGCCTCGGTGGAGCTGCGCGGACTGGAGCTGCCCTTCGAGGGCTTCGGGCACGTGCTGCTCGGCGGTCCCGGACCGGCGCTCCTCTACCGGATCGGCCCCGACCGGGTGCGGGGCTGCCTGGACGTGCCCCTGCGCTACGGCGCGGCCCAGCGCAACCCCACCTTCCTCTGGGATGCCTTCAGCCCGGTGTTGCCTCCCGCGCTGCTGCCCGCCTTCCGGCGCGCGCTCGCCGAGGGCCCCGTCACCTGGGCCGCCAACCGCTTCCGCCCGCGCTCGGAGTTCGGCCGGGGCCACGTCGCGCTCGTGGGCGACGCGCTCGGCCACGTGCACCCGATGACCGCCATCGGCCTGAGCATGGGCTTCCTCGACGCGCGCAGCGTGGCGGCGCACGAGGACCTCGAGCGCTACGCCGAGGAGCGCCGCGGCTATGTGCCGGAGTTGCTCGCCAGCGCGCTCTACCACTGCTTCCGGCGCGAGGATCCGAGCGCCACCGGCGTGCGCGAGGCCATGTTCGACGTGCTGCGCGAGAACGCCGAGGCGCGCGGCCAGACGATGCGCATCCTCTGCGGCCAGGAGGAGCGCACGTCGAGCTTCGGCGGCATCTTCATGCGCATCGCCGCGGAGGCCATGAACAGCACGGCGCGCTCGGCGCTGCGCCGGGGCGGGCTCAAGAGCGTGTCCGCCGAGCTGGCCGCGTATGGCGAGTGGATGCAGTGGCCCGCCGCCAGCCTCGTGCCGGGCGGGTTGCATCAGCGCTACCGCGGACGTGGCACCCCGACCCACCCCATTCCCCTGCTCAAGGAGTTCATCCCCGTGCGGGACGTGCCTCGGAGCGAGACGGAGGAGGGCGAGTCCTCCCGGCGCCGCCAGGCCACGCCTCCGCCGCTCGCACCGGTCATGGAGCAGGCGACGGACTTCCTCCTCCGGGAGCTGGAGTCGTTCGCCACGCAGCTCAAGCAGCGGCCGGATGACGTGCTGCGCACGGGGGCGATCCGCATCATGCGCGCCATCACCCGCACCGACATGCGCGCGGGCATCGCGGCGCGCATGAGCCTGTGGCGCCGCCACCTCGCGCACGAGGGCCTGCGACGCCTGCTCGAGCTCGAGGAGCACGAGGCTCCGGGCGCCCGGCCTCCCTCCCTCGCCACGGCGGACCTCGCCGGACTCTTCCACCTGCTGCTGGGCGGCTCCACCTGGGTGCAGGAGCCCATCGTGGGCATCTCCGAGGGCGTGGATGCGTTGCTCGGGTGCCAGACGGTGGCCGGTGGCTTCGCGGCCCGGGCCTTCGACAGGACGCGCGCGGGCGGCCGGGGTGTGGGGGATCTGCGCGCCACCGCCCTGGCCTGCGAGGCGTTGAAGATCATCCAGCGCCGCCAGCCCGGAATGTTCGACGCGCGCATCACTCCCGCGCTCGAGCGCGCGGCCCGCTGGCTGAGCGAGACGCAGTCGCCCGACGGCTCCTGGGCCCCCCTCGGGTCCGAGGGCCGCATCGCCGCCACGGCGTGGGCCATGGAGGCCCTGCTCGCCGCCAAGGGGCCCACCACCCACTCCCGGCTGCGCCGCGCGGCGCGCTGGCTCGTCGAGCGGCAGGCGGAGGACGGTGCCTTCACGGAAGGCATCCCCGTCCAGGGGGACGCCGAGCGCCGGTGGCTCACGGCGATCGCGCTCCAGGCCCTGATCTCCGTGCGCGCCCCCTACCCCGAGGCGATGGAGGCCGCGGAGGCCCTGCTGGCGACGGCGCTCGCCGAGGGCCTCCACGACGAGGCGCGCGGCCCGTCCCAGGTCGCGCCCTGGGAGGAGTGCGCGGAGAGCCTCGATGCGCTCGCGCTCCACGAAGTCCTGCGGCGCGAGCGGCCCGAGCCCCTGCGCCGCGCGGCCTCCGCTCCGTCGGTGCCCTCCGGCCGCTCCGAGGCGGATTGGATCTTCTGCAAGGAGAGCCTCGGCGAGGTGTCGCGCACCTTCGCGCGGCCCATCGCGCTGCTGCCCGGCAACCTCGAGGTGGCCATGACGCTGGGCTACCTGCTGTGCCGCGTCGCCGACACCATCGAGGACCACCCGTCCGTGCCGCTCGCCGCCAAGGAGCCGCTCTTCGCGTGCTTCCTGGACGTGCTGCGCGGCCACAAGGAGCCGGAGGCCTTCACCGAGGCGTTCAAGCCCATTCCAGGCCAGGACGCCGAGCTGGCCCTGTCGCGCGCCCTGCCCACCGTCATGCGCGTCTTCCACACGCTGCCGGAGAACATCCAGGCGAGCCTGGCGCGCTGGACGTCGGAGATGGCGCGCGGCATGGCCATCTACGCCCACCGGGAGCGCGGCGCCGACGGCCTCGTGGCGCTGCACACGGTGTCCGACCTGGAGCGCTACTGCTACTTCGTGGCGGGCACCGTGGGCCATCTGACGACGGAGCTGTTCCTGGAGGAGCTGGGCAGCGAGGTGACGCCGGAGCAGGCCCAGACGATGCGCCTGCACGCGGAGGCTTTCGGCACCGGGCTCCAGCTCGTCAACATCCTCAAGGACGTGACGGATGACCGCGAGGAGCGGGGCTGGTCCTTCATCCCCCGCGCCCTGTGCGCCGCGGGCGGCATGGGCGTGGCGGAGCTGACGGACCCCGCGCAGCGCACCCGGGCACATGCCACCGTCGCGCCGCTCTTCGAGCTCGCCCGGAGGAACCTCGACGACGGGCTGCGCTACGCGCTCGCCATCCCCGCCACCGCGCCCCAGCTGCGGCTCTTCTGCCTGCTGCCGCTGTGGATGGCGGCGCGCTCGCTCGTGCTCGCCCGGGGCAACGACGCCATGTTCGTCGCGGGCCAACCGGTGAAGATTCCCCGCGCGGAGGTGGAGACGCTCATCACCGATTGCATGAACCACCACGCCGATGACACCACGCTCCAGGCCCACTACGCGGAGCTCTGGCGCCAGGCACCGAACCACCACCAACGCCTCTCGGCCGGGTAA
- a CDS encoding Hsp20/alpha crystallin family protein: protein MSDLPVRRGSGTSSLGRWPRTADPFEQMKELMGFDPFDQVERLLGTDRSWSFNPAFEVKETKDSYIFKADLPGIRDEDLEISLTGDRLTISGKRENEKKEESDRFYAYERSFGSFSRSFTLPEGVDAEHCIADLKDGVLNLRLPKVPEVQPKRIEVSSGSKDKGHVKA from the coding sequence ATGTCTGATCTTCCCGTGCGTCGAGGCAGTGGGACTTCGTCCCTCGGCCGATGGCCCCGGACGGCCGATCCCTTCGAGCAGATGAAGGAATTGATGGGATTCGATCCGTTCGACCAGGTGGAGCGCCTGCTGGGGACCGACCGGTCGTGGAGCTTCAACCCAGCCTTCGAGGTGAAGGAGACGAAGGACTCGTACATCTTCAAGGCGGATCTTCCCGGAATCAGGGATGAGGACCTGGAGATCTCCCTCACCGGAGACCGGCTCACCATCAGCGGCAAGCGAGAGAACGAGAAGAAGGAGGAATCCGACCGTTTCTACGCCTATGAGCGCAGCTTCGGCTCCTTCAGCCGTTCGTTCACCCTGCCGGAAGGGGTGGACGCGGAGCACTGCATCGCGGACCTGAAGGACGGCGTGCTCAACCTGCGGCTGCCCAAGGTGCCCGAGGTGCAGCCCAAGCGCATCGAGGTGAGCAGCGGTTCGAAGGACAAGGGCCACGTGAAGGCCTGA
- a CDS encoding 2OG-Fe dioxygenase family protein codes for MSLSPPVTTPSHVIPALRELGYAVLDRAGLCEHVGTSAAVLEALRPTWNDLPPDAYLRDGGRYRSRRHSCFVVEGEAVTQVPHRAHWQPVEYNALHGGLERWFEPMTPAVVAQPVWPRLLSRLAVYCSELRGARPWFIEAHQFRIDTTDGIGRPTPEGAHRDGVDFVAVMLIGREGIKGGETRVFEAQGPHGIRFTLTEPWSVLLLDDERVIHESTPIQPLSGQGHRDTLVLTFRANGFQGPSAP; via the coding sequence ATGAGCCTCTCTCCGCCTGTCACCACCCCTTCCCACGTTATCCCCGCCCTGCGTGAGCTTGGCTATGCCGTGCTCGACCGGGCCGGCCTGTGTGAACACGTGGGAACTTCGGCCGCCGTGCTCGAGGCCCTGCGTCCGACCTGGAACGATCTGCCGCCCGACGCCTACCTGCGCGACGGGGGGCGCTATCGCTCGCGCCGGCATTCGTGCTTCGTCGTCGAGGGCGAGGCCGTCACCCAGGTGCCCCACCGCGCGCACTGGCAGCCGGTCGAATACAACGCGCTGCACGGCGGGCTGGAGCGCTGGTTCGAGCCGATGACGCCGGCCGTGGTCGCGCAGCCCGTCTGGCCTCGCCTGTTGAGCCGGCTCGCCGTGTATTGCTCCGAGCTGCGGGGGGCGCGGCCCTGGTTCATCGAGGCGCACCAATTCCGCATCGACACGACGGATGGCATTGGCCGGCCGACGCCCGAGGGGGCGCATCGGGATGGCGTGGACTTCGTCGCCGTGATGCTCATCGGGCGCGAGGGCATCAAGGGCGGCGAGACGCGGGTGTTCGAGGCCCAGGGCCCCCACGGCATCCGCTTCACGCTGACCGAGCCCTGGTCGGTGCTCCTGCTGGATGACGAGCGCGTCATCCACGAGAGCACGCCCATCCAACCGCTGTCCGGGCAGGGGCACCGCGACACGCTGGTGCTGACCTTCCGCGCCAACGGCTTCCAGGGCCCCTCCGCGCCGTAG
- a CDS encoding FBP domain-containing protein codes for MFLIETEKDLLQAFRPRDREKVELPKDLRFPLFVRDYFAWVEPAGTRVFLVCPSPQGKRPMGIAFRRDSHGGPAPSQMCDWCHSYGSSNEIGLLTTDVNSKRRVGVNLCQDLRCKEKLESAADLSGRHFRDVMPPLMERMQRFAREALRIESVPEQ; via the coding sequence ATGTTCCTCATCGAGACCGAGAAAGACTTGTTGCAGGCCTTCCGCCCCCGTGACCGGGAGAAGGTCGAGCTGCCCAAGGACCTCCGCTTCCCGCTGTTCGTGCGGGACTACTTCGCGTGGGTGGAGCCCGCGGGGACCCGGGTCTTCCTGGTGTGCCCCTCGCCGCAGGGCAAGCGCCCCATGGGTATCGCCTTCCGCCGCGACTCGCACGGAGGCCCCGCGCCCTCGCAGATGTGCGACTGGTGCCACTCCTACGGCTCGTCCAACGAGATCGGGCTGCTCACCACGGACGTCAATTCCAAGCGCCGGGTGGGCGTCAACCTCTGCCAGGACCTGCGCTGCAAGGAGAAGCTGGAGTCGGCGGCGGACCTGTCCGGCCGTCACTTCCGCGACGTCATGCCCCCGCTGATGGAGCGCATGCAGCGCTTCGCCCGCGAGGCGCTGCGCATCGAGTCCGTGCCGGAGCAGTGA
- a CDS encoding trypsin-like peptidase domain-containing protein, which yields MEFRYLKQDELLELTTVALRMGLGNPMTQMTLLSSLNPQFAGSIQTLGLSPSTMLLNTLNRLNHTERLTDGSVPLAAWLKSALAVAGPVEDAKVFAQALSVVSQRSSGAPPIELENVPERKERIIHQDDMVSFGFFTGAVAAGAAVTLVTVPRYDGGARRMLASGGEYLSQGTAWLLTPELAITNHHVINARQEGEAAAARADLELQAANARLGFDFDSKTQVPESVAVAKLESCDPGLDYAVLRLARRQSRRPLAVKAGLVAVGTPVNIIQHPLGQEKKIACRNNLVTANSPTELRYFTDTQQGSSGAPVLDDTWRVVALHRSSVNVENVNFQGKSTAWVNVGVPIGRVLEHIRQNAPEALWREIRQTQAELG from the coding sequence GTGGAATTCAGATACCTGAAGCAGGACGAGCTCCTCGAGCTCACGACCGTGGCCCTCCGGATGGGGCTCGGCAACCCGATGACCCAGATGACACTGCTGAGCAGCCTCAACCCCCAGTTCGCGGGGAGCATCCAGACACTAGGCCTTTCGCCTTCGACGATGCTGCTCAATACCCTCAACCGGCTCAATCACACCGAGCGCCTGACGGATGGCTCCGTGCCACTCGCGGCCTGGTTGAAGAGCGCGCTGGCCGTAGCGGGGCCGGTAGAGGACGCAAAGGTCTTCGCCCAAGCGCTCTCCGTCGTATCGCAGCGCTCATCGGGTGCTCCGCCCATCGAGCTGGAGAATGTCCCGGAGCGCAAGGAGCGGATCATCCACCAGGACGACATGGTGTCGTTCGGTTTCTTCACGGGAGCGGTTGCGGCTGGCGCGGCCGTGACCCTGGTGACGGTGCCCCGCTACGACGGAGGCGCCCGCCGCATGCTCGCCAGTGGAGGAGAGTACCTCTCCCAGGGGACCGCCTGGCTGCTCACTCCCGAGCTGGCCATCACCAACCACCACGTCATCAACGCGCGGCAGGAGGGGGAAGCCGCCGCGGCACGCGCTGACCTCGAGCTGCAGGCGGCGAACGCGAGACTTGGGTTCGACTTTGACTCCAAGACCCAGGTGCCGGAGTCGGTCGCGGTCGCGAAGCTGGAGAGCTGCGATCCAGGTCTCGATTACGCGGTGCTGAGGCTCGCGCGGAGGCAATCCCGCCGGCCGCTCGCGGTGAAGGCGGGCCTGGTGGCAGTGGGAACGCCGGTGAACATCATCCAACACCCGCTCGGGCAGGAGAAGAAGATCGCCTGTAGGAACAACCTCGTCACCGCGAACTCCCCCACCGAGCTTCGCTACTTCACGGACACGCAGCAGGGCTCCTCTGGCGCTCCCGTGCTCGACGACACGTGGCGGGTCGTGGCCCTGCATCGGTCATCGGTCAACGTGGAGAACGTCAACTTCCAGGGGAAGAGCACGGCCTGGGTCAATGTGGGCGTCCCTATCGGGCGCGTGCTCGAGCACATCCGGCAGAACGCGCCCGAGGCGCTGTGGCGGGAAATCCGTCAGACGCAAGCTGAACTCGGTTGA